A window of the Tessaracoccus sp. MC1865 genome harbors these coding sequences:
- a CDS encoding LacI family DNA-binding transcriptional regulator encodes MSKQRRLSMRDVADLAKVSLGTVSNVVNNPDKVLPDTRRRVEDAIRELGWIPNQMARELRAGRSQTIGLAVMDVTNPFFADLLRAAQSRLESEGYYSTIGDADNRTDREKALLRSFRDQRVGGVILGPIESIPTEVAELRRAGIPTVLVDRVNGGEHCTAGVDDVEGGAIAGRHLIGQGHRRLAFVGGPGMLTQVRRRHEGISGAAADAGAELLVIPTPEFSFAAGRDAADNLADIPAERRPTGVFCANDVLAVGLLQGLVARQLRVPDDVAIIGYDDIEFAAAAAVPLSSVAQPRRELGRAAADLLLEEIGDRKAGRSHEHREMVFTPTLVVRASSAVPR; translated from the coding sequence GTGAGCAAGCAGCGCCGACTCAGCATGCGGGACGTCGCCGACTTGGCGAAGGTCTCGCTGGGCACGGTGTCCAATGTGGTCAACAACCCCGACAAGGTGTTGCCGGACACAAGGCGACGCGTCGAGGACGCCATCCGCGAACTCGGCTGGATACCCAACCAGATGGCGCGGGAACTTCGTGCCGGGCGCAGTCAGACCATCGGATTAGCCGTGATGGACGTCACCAACCCGTTCTTCGCAGACCTGTTGCGCGCGGCTCAGTCCCGCTTGGAGAGCGAGGGGTACTACTCCACCATCGGCGACGCCGACAACCGCACGGACCGCGAGAAGGCACTGCTGCGCTCCTTCCGTGACCAGCGGGTGGGCGGAGTGATCCTCGGCCCGATCGAGAGTATCCCCACCGAGGTCGCCGAACTGCGCCGCGCAGGGATCCCCACCGTGCTGGTGGACCGGGTCAACGGCGGTGAACACTGCACAGCCGGCGTCGACGATGTCGAGGGAGGGGCGATCGCGGGCCGACATCTCATCGGGCAGGGGCACCGCAGGCTGGCCTTCGTGGGCGGGCCGGGCATGCTCACCCAGGTGCGACGCCGGCACGAGGGCATCAGCGGGGCCGCCGCCGACGCCGGGGCCGAACTCCTGGTCATCCCGACGCCCGAGTTCAGCTTCGCAGCGGGCCGCGACGCGGCGGACAATCTCGCCGACATTCCTGCGGAGCGACGACCCACCGGCGTGTTCTGCGCCAACGACGTGCTCGCCGTCGGCCTCCTCCAGGGCCTCGTGGCACGCCAACTTCGGGTGCCGGACGACGTGGCGATCATCGGATACGACGACATCGAGTTCGCAGCGGCAGCAGCCGTACCACTGTCCTCAGTGGCCCAACCGAGGCGTGAACTCGGCCGGGCCGCGGCAGACCTGCTGCTGGAAGAGATCGGCGACCGCAAAGCCGGCCGCAGCCACGAGCACCGCGAGATGGTCTTCACACCCACGCTCGTGGTCCGCGCGTCGAGCGCCGTTCCGCGCTGA
- the rhaI gene encoding L-rhamnose isomerase, whose translation MFEEGISAQLAAQAIEVPSWAYGNSGTRFRVFGTPGTPRNVHEKLADAAQVQKYTGLAPKVSLHYPWDKVDDWKGLLEYAEDLGVGIGTINSNTFQDDEYKFGSLAHHDAGVRRRAIEHHLDCIEVMNQTGSQDLKIWLADGTNYPGQGDLRRRQDWLADSLAEIYRHIGENQRLVLEYKFFEPSFYHTDVPDWGTSYAHVSALGERAFVCLDTGHHAPGTNIEFIVAQLLRLGKLGSFDFNSRFYADDDLIVGAADPFQLFRILWEVKRGGGFDAENGVVFMLDQCHNIEDKVPGQIRSVLNVQEMTARTLLVDTDALEAAQEAGDVLGANAVLMDAFYTDVRPALAQWRESRDLPADPMKAFADSGYLAKIAEERVGGAQSSWGA comes from the coding sequence ATGTTCGAAGAAGGCATCAGCGCGCAATTGGCAGCGCAGGCCATCGAGGTTCCGTCGTGGGCCTACGGTAACTCAGGCACCCGGTTCCGGGTGTTCGGCACCCCCGGGACCCCGCGCAACGTCCACGAGAAGCTGGCCGACGCGGCGCAGGTACAGAAGTACACCGGCCTCGCGCCCAAGGTCTCCCTCCACTACCCCTGGGACAAGGTCGACGACTGGAAGGGCCTGCTGGAGTACGCCGAGGACCTCGGTGTCGGCATCGGCACCATCAACTCCAACACCTTCCAGGACGACGAGTACAAGTTCGGCAGCCTCGCGCACCACGACGCGGGCGTCCGTCGTCGCGCCATCGAGCACCACCTCGACTGCATCGAGGTGATGAACCAGACCGGCTCCCAGGACCTCAAGATCTGGCTGGCCGACGGGACCAACTACCCAGGCCAGGGCGACCTGCGCCGCCGCCAGGACTGGCTGGCCGATTCCCTCGCGGAGATCTACCGGCACATCGGCGAGAACCAGCGCCTCGTGCTGGAGTACAAGTTCTTCGAGCCGTCGTTCTACCACACCGACGTGCCGGACTGGGGCACCTCGTACGCCCACGTCTCCGCCCTCGGTGAGCGCGCCTTCGTTTGCCTCGACACCGGCCACCACGCCCCGGGCACCAATATCGAGTTCATCGTCGCCCAGTTGTTGCGCCTCGGGAAGCTGGGGTCGTTCGACTTCAACTCACGCTTCTACGCCGACGACGACCTCATCGTCGGAGCCGCGGACCCGTTCCAGCTCTTCCGCATCCTGTGGGAGGTCAAGCGGGGCGGCGGATTCGACGCCGAGAACGGCGTGGTCTTCATGCTCGACCAGTGCCACAACATCGAGGACAAGGTGCCGGGACAGATCCGCTCCGTGCTCAACGTGCAGGAGATGACCGCCCGCACCCTGCTGGTCGACACCGACGCTCTCGAGGCGGCCCAGGAGGCGGGCGACGTGCTGGGCGCGAACGCCGTGCTCATGGACGCGTTCTACACCGACGTGCGGCCTGCGCTGGCGCAATGGCGGGAGAGCCGGGACCTCCCGGCCGACCCCATGAAGGCGTTCGCCGACAGCGGCTACCTCGCCAAGATCGCCGAGGAGCGCGTCGGCGGTGCCCAGTCGAGCTGGGGAGCCTGA